One Streptomyces drozdowiczii DNA segment encodes these proteins:
- a CDS encoding HAD family hydrolase, protein MTFPYKLVATDLDGTLLRDDETVSARTREALKAAAGAGAAHIVVTGRAVPWTRHILDDLGYDGLAVCAQGAQVYHAGEQRLLTSLTLDRQLAGLALSKVEAEVGPLALAASRDGLDGEVLVGPGYRVQEGPRPAVFVQDPAEMWAAPLNKVYIQHPDLDDDALAKAARVAVGNLVDVVMAGPGVVEILPLGLSKATGLSLAARRLGVKAADTIAFGDMPNDIPMFAWARHGVAMANAHADLKAVAQETTTSNENDGIAVVLERLLRES, encoded by the coding sequence GTGACCTTCCCGTACAAGCTTGTCGCGACCGACCTCGACGGCACCCTCCTGCGCGACGACGAGACCGTCTCCGCGCGGACCCGCGAGGCACTGAAGGCCGCCGCCGGTGCCGGCGCGGCGCACATCGTCGTCACCGGCCGCGCCGTCCCGTGGACCCGGCACATCCTGGACGACCTCGGCTACGACGGCCTGGCCGTCTGCGCGCAGGGCGCTCAGGTCTACCACGCGGGTGAGCAGAGGCTGCTCACGTCGCTCACCCTGGACCGGCAGCTCGCCGGGCTCGCCCTCTCCAAGGTCGAGGCGGAGGTCGGCCCCCTGGCGCTGGCCGCGAGCCGCGACGGGCTCGACGGCGAGGTGCTGGTCGGGCCCGGTTACCGCGTGCAGGAGGGGCCGCGTCCGGCCGTCTTCGTGCAGGACCCGGCCGAGATGTGGGCCGCTCCGCTGAACAAGGTGTACATACAGCATCCGGACCTGGACGACGACGCACTGGCGAAGGCCGCGCGGGTGGCGGTCGGCAATCTGGTGGACGTGGTCATGGCGGGCCCGGGGGTCGTGGAGATCCTGCCGCTGGGGCTGAGCAAGGCCACCGGCCTCTCGCTGGCCGCGCGCCGCCTGGGCGTGAAGGCCGCGGACACGATCGCCTTCGGCGACATGCCCAACGACATCCCCATGTTCGCCTGGGCCCGGCACGGCGTGGCCATGGCCAACGCCCACGCCGATCTGAAGGCCGTCGCCCAGGAGACGACCACGTCGAACGAGAACGACGGGATCGCGGTGGTGCTGGAGCGGCTGCTGCGGGAGTCGTAG
- a CDS encoding ABC transporter permease — MYDPTVARLTYRALLGRRRAAILFVLPALLIVIAVAVRMFAGADDQVASDVLGGFAIATMVPLIGVIAGTGAIGPEIDDGSIVYLLSKPVSRPTIIFTKLIVAIAVTMVFSAVPTMIAGLILNGNGQQIAVAYTIAALVASIAYSALFLLLGTVSRHAVVLGLVYALVWEALFGSLVPGARTLSVQQWSLALAEKTGGNGAITSDVGLPLATVLLAVVTVAATWYAGQKLRTLKLAGEE, encoded by the coding sequence ATGTACGACCCCACAGTCGCCCGGCTCACCTACCGGGCGCTGCTCGGCCGGCGCCGGGCCGCCATCCTCTTCGTCCTGCCCGCACTGCTGATCGTCATCGCGGTGGCGGTACGGATGTTCGCGGGGGCCGACGACCAGGTGGCCTCGGATGTCCTGGGCGGATTCGCCATCGCCACCATGGTGCCGTTGATCGGCGTCATCGCCGGGACGGGCGCCATCGGCCCGGAGATCGACGACGGCTCGATCGTCTACCTGCTGTCCAAGCCGGTGAGCCGGCCGACGATCATCTTCACCAAGCTGATCGTCGCGATCGCGGTGACCATGGTCTTCTCGGCGGTGCCGACGATGATCGCGGGCCTGATCCTCAACGGCAACGGCCAGCAGATCGCGGTGGCGTACACCATCGCCGCTCTGGTCGCCTCGATCGCCTACAGCGCGCTGTTCCTGCTGCTGGGCACGGTCAGCCGGCACGCGGTCGTGCTGGGTCTCGTCTACGCGCTGGTGTGGGAGGCCCTGTTCGGCAGCCTGGTGCCGGGTGCACGCACGCTCAGCGTGCAGCAGTGGTCGCTCGCGCTGGCGGAGAAGACCGGCGGCAACGGTGCGATCACCTCGGACGTCGGTCTGCCGCTCGCCACGGTCCTGCTGGCGGTGGTCACCGTCGCGGCGACCTGGTACGCGGGGCAGAAGCTGCGCACGCTGAAGCTGGCCGGCGAGGAGTGA
- a CDS encoding ABC transporter ATP-binding protein — MTTIEIDHTSRWFGNVVAVNDVSMTVGPGVTGLLGPNGAGKSTLINMMAGFLAPSTGTVTLDGKPIWRNEAVYREIGIVPEREGMYDFLTGREFVVANAELHGLGDAEAAAALATVEMEYAQDRKIATYSKGMRQRVKMASALVHNPSVLLLDEPFNGMDPRQRMQLMELLRRMGAEGRTVLFSSHILEEVEQLASHIEVIVAGRHAASGDFRRIRRLMTDRPHRYLVRSSDDRALAAALIADPSTAGIEVDLKENALLIQAIDFGRFTTLLPKVAREQGIRLLTVSPSDESLESVFSYLVAA, encoded by the coding sequence GTGACCACCATCGAGATCGACCACACCTCCCGCTGGTTCGGCAACGTGGTCGCCGTCAACGACGTCAGCATGACCGTGGGGCCCGGAGTCACCGGCCTGCTCGGACCCAACGGCGCCGGCAAGTCGACGCTGATCAACATGATGGCCGGATTCCTCGCCCCGTCGACGGGCACGGTCACGCTCGACGGGAAGCCGATCTGGCGCAACGAGGCGGTGTACCGGGAGATCGGCATCGTGCCCGAGCGGGAGGGGATGTACGACTTCCTGACCGGCCGCGAATTCGTGGTGGCCAACGCCGAACTGCACGGACTGGGCGACGCCGAGGCGGCCGCCGCGCTGGCCACGGTCGAGATGGAGTACGCGCAGGACCGCAAGATCGCGACGTACAGCAAGGGCATGCGTCAGCGCGTGAAGATGGCGTCCGCGCTGGTCCACAACCCTTCCGTGCTGCTGCTGGACGAGCCGTTCAACGGGATGGACCCGCGTCAGCGGATGCAGCTGATGGAGCTGCTGCGCCGGATGGGCGCGGAGGGGCGTACGGTCCTCTTCTCCTCGCACATCCTCGAAGAGGTCGAACAGCTCGCCTCGCACATCGAGGTGATCGTGGCGGGCCGGCACGCGGCGTCCGGGGACTTCCGCCGCATCCGCCGGCTGATGACGGACCGCCCGCACCGCTATCTCGTACGGTCCAGCGACGACCGGGCCCTGGCCGCCGCGCTGATCGCCGATCCGTCGACGGCCGGGATCGAAGTGGACCTGAAAGAGAACGCTCTGCTTATCCAGGCGATCGACTTCGGCCGCTTCACCACCCTGTTGCCCAAGGTCGCACGCGAGCAGGGCATTCGACTTCTGACCGTTTCACCGTCCGACGAGTCCCTCGAATCGGTCTTTTCCTATCTCGTAGCGGCCTGA
- a CDS encoding ABC transporter permease has product MSTETGAATGSETSRIHNIGYRSYDGPRLGRAYARRSLYSQTLRGSFGLGRSAKSKVLPMLLFGVMCLVAAIIVAVAIAAPGTTKLPIKYTSFAIYLQAVIGLFIAAQAPQAVSRDLRFKTVPLYFSRPIEHGDYVLAKFAAMASAVFVLTGAPVVILYIGALLGKFDFGDQTKWFAQGMVSVLLLSVLFAGLGLVMAALTPRRGFGVAAVIALLTITYGAVSTIQGIAWSTGSEGAVPYLGLFSPITLIDGVQTAFLGATSAFPGGNGPGAGIGVIYLLVVLALIAGSYAVLMRRYRRVGL; this is encoded by the coding sequence ATGAGCACTGAGACCGGCGCCGCCACCGGGAGCGAGACCTCCCGGATCCACAACATCGGCTACCGCTCCTACGACGGCCCGCGGCTCGGGCGCGCGTACGCCCGCCGCTCGCTGTACTCGCAGACCCTGCGGGGCTCCTTCGGGCTCGGCCGCTCGGCCAAGTCCAAGGTGCTCCCCATGCTGCTGTTCGGCGTGATGTGCCTCGTGGCGGCGATCATCGTCGCCGTCGCCATTGCCGCACCGGGGACGACGAAACTTCCGATCAAGTACACGTCGTTCGCGATCTATCTGCAGGCCGTCATCGGCCTGTTCATCGCCGCACAGGCACCGCAGGCGGTCTCCAGGGACCTGCGGTTCAAGACCGTACCGCTGTACTTCTCGCGGCCGATCGAGCACGGGGACTACGTTCTCGCCAAGTTCGCCGCCATGGCCTCCGCCGTCTTCGTGCTCACCGGTGCGCCGGTCGTGATCCTCTACATCGGGGCGCTGCTCGGGAAGTTCGACTTCGGCGACCAGACCAAGTGGTTCGCCCAGGGGATGGTGTCCGTGCTGCTGCTCTCCGTGCTCTTCGCCGGTCTCGGTCTCGTGATGGCCGCGCTGACGCCGCGCCGCGGCTTCGGCGTCGCGGCCGTCATCGCGCTGCTGACCATCACCTACGGCGCGGTCTCCACCATCCAGGGCATCGCCTGGTCGACCGGCTCCGAGGGCGCGGTGCCGTATCTCGGCCTGTTCTCCCCGATCACGCTGATCGACGGGGTGCAGACCGCGTTCCTCGGGGCGACCTCGGCCTTCCCCGGCGGCAACGGCCCGGGCGCCGGAATCGGCGTCATCTATCTGCTCGTTGTTCTCGCGCTGATCGCCGGTTCGTACGCCGTGCTCATGCGCCGCTACCGGAGGGTCGGGCTGTGA
- a CDS encoding ABC transporter ATP-binding protein: MTALDRLTLDIGPGVTGLVGANGAGKSTLIKILLGLSPATEGRAAVLGLDVSTSGPAIRERVGYMPEHDCLPPDVSATEFVVHMARMSGLPPTAARERTADTLRHVGLYEERYRPIGGYSTGMKQRVKLAQALVHDPQLVLLDEPTNGLDPVGRDEMLGLIRRIHSDFGISVLVTSHLLGELERTCDHVVVIDGGKLLRSSSTSDFTQTTTTLAVEVTDSDTHPDGTDALRRSLTEAGVKLVGLDGLDTQGLPGAGHILLVEATGEETYDLVRDSVAGLGLGLVRMEQRRHHIAEVFRSDEAQSAAVPAGAVLQKGSGRDEH, from the coding sequence GTGACCGCGCTTGACCGGCTCACCCTGGACATCGGCCCGGGTGTGACCGGGCTGGTGGGCGCCAACGGGGCCGGCAAGTCCACACTGATCAAGATCCTGCTGGGGCTGTCCCCCGCAACCGAGGGCAGGGCCGCCGTGCTCGGGCTCGACGTCTCGACCAGCGGTCCCGCCATCCGCGAGCGGGTCGGCTACATGCCGGAGCACGACTGCCTGCCGCCCGACGTCTCGGCCACCGAGTTCGTCGTGCACATGGCGCGCATGTCCGGTCTGCCACCGACGGCCGCCCGTGAACGCACGGCGGACACCCTGCGCCATGTCGGCCTGTACGAGGAGCGCTACCGCCCCATCGGCGGCTACTCGACGGGCATGAAGCAGCGGGTCAAGCTGGCCCAGGCGCTGGTGCACGACCCCCAGCTGGTCCTCCTCGACGAGCCGACGAACGGGCTCGACCCGGTCGGCCGCGACGAGATGCTCGGCCTGATCCGCCGGATCCACAGCGACTTCGGCATCTCGGTCCTGGTCACCTCGCACCTGCTCGGCGAGCTGGAGCGCACCTGCGACCACGTCGTCGTCATCGACGGCGGAAAGCTGCTGCGCTCCAGCTCCACCAGCGACTTCACCCAGACCACGACGACCCTCGCGGTCGAGGTCACCGACAGCGACACCCACCCGGACGGGACGGACGCCCTGCGCCGTTCCCTCACCGAGGCGGGCGTCAAACTCGTCGGCCTCGACGGACTGGACACCCAGGGACTGCCCGGTGCCGGTCACATCCTGCTGGTCGAGGCGACCGGCGAGGAGACGTACGACCTCGTGCGCGACAGCGTCGCGGGGCTCGGACTCGGCCTCGTACGGATGGAACAGCGCCGTCACCACATCGCCGAGGTGTTCCGCAGCGACGAGGCGCAGTCCGCGGCCGTGCCGGCCGGAGCCGTACTGCAGAAGGGGAGCGGACGCGATGAGCACTGA